The DNA segment AGTTGAATGGATCTCCCCACATCTTCCAACAATGTGACCGAATTTGTTCTCTTGGGACTCACACAGAATCCACACTTGCGGAAAATACTCTTCGtggtttttttgttcattttcctggTTACCTTGCTGGCAAATCTGTCCATTGTCATTACCATCTCCCTCAGCCCCACGCTTTCAGctcccatgtacttctttctcacttacttgGCTGTCACAGATGCCACCTTTTCCTCAGTCACTACCCCCAAAATTACCATTGACCTGCCCTATCAGAGGACAACCATCTCCTGGGGTGGCTGCCTGACTCAGCTCTTTTTGGAACACTTTCTGGGAGGAGCAGAGATCATTGTGCTCATTGCCATGGcttatgaccgctatgtggccatctgcaagcctctGCACTACACGACCATCATGCGCCATGGGCTCTGCCAGCTCCTGGTTGTGGTGGCCTGGGTTGGGGGGATACTCCATGCCACCGTGCAAATTCTCTTTGTATTTGACTTGCCCTTCTGTGGTCCCAAAGTCATTGACCACTTCATGTGTGAATTCTTCTCACTGCTGAAAATTGCCTGCACTGACACCTACTGGCGTGCAATAGTGATATCAGCTAACAGTGGGGGCATGtgcttgctcatttttttcatgctCCTCATCTCCTACATGGTCATTCTGAACTCCCTGAAATCCCATGGCTCTGAAGGAAGATGCAAAGCCctctccacctgtggctcccactttACAGTAGTGGTACTCTTTTTCGTCCCTTGTATCTTCATCTATGTACGTCCTCTGGCCACCTATCCCGTGGATAAGTTGGTGAGTTTGTTCTATGGAACCTTCACTCCCATGTTAAATCCTATCATTTATACAGTGAGAAACACGGAGGTGAAGAATGCTATGAAGGGTTTGTTGAAGAGGAGAGTAACTTGGGTTGTGCCTGGTGCCTAGAAATTGACAATTTATGTACATAAGGAGGTTGATATCTGTTGTAAATtgtgaaagaaaactaagaaatctTGTGGATTGGTGACAGAAATAAAGACCAAAACtaatatttgttgattatttaACAGTGGCTAGGCATTTATTAGACATTTGATAACATTTAATCTCTAGGCAAGGCTTCAATATTCATGTTCATAACTTCAGAATTGACAATGGATAAACAACTGTATAACCCTAGTTTTATGAGTATAGAGTATGTTTTACTCCAGAGTCTTCTACTCCTTtatgaaattcttcatttttgttacttGCATGAAATTGCTTTTCCAGAGCACCTTGGTCTTAGAACTTCTTCCATTATTGCTGAGCCTACATTAAAACAAAGGATAGAAATTCTTAGTATGTGCATAGAAAAGGGACAGTTGCAAAAGCAATCACAGCTGGTTTTTCATAATATGAATTtaccaaaagtgaaaaaagagtCTCTCATAAAAGTGGAATGAATAAttcacaatttctttctttacttgACATAAAATATAAGCCCCCAAATTTGACATTGCTCTGTATttgctccatttttaaaatattctatggcTTACAGCTTTGAatacaaaagaaatgttttcattttccatacCATGACTTGAGTCAttcaaaacaaaatcaatatcTTTTATCAAATTTGAACAAGAAGGCATATGATTTTATTCCAAAACTACAGCTTTGTAGAGctgatacatatatttatattaattaattaatacttTATTGACTATAGCACATATTCTCCTCTGCTGATTTACTCTTGTAAAAAATGGTAGTTCCATCATtagcatccccattttatagaaaagcaaattaaagccAGAAGAGCTTTATTAATTTACTTGCCTGTCACAACACACATAGTTCCTCCATAAAGTGTGCTGGGAAATATTACACTGGAATGCAACTTCCTTTCAAAGTTTCAGCTACAAAATTGCAACCAAAGTCATTAGAATTCAAACCTATTTACATTATAATGAAACATAATTATCtgtgatatatttaaattctatagATAACAACATTATCTCTACTATTCATAAATCACTTTGAACTTCAGTGAGTTATCAGCCATATGGTGTAGAATTATCTCATGTGTAGCAAGATATTTCATCACTGTTAAGTATTTTCCTCTCTTTGAATGTTCAAGTTATGCCACTTCATGTTTACAAAAGACAAATGCTATTATGGTAaaagttattactattttttttttttagtaaaggtAAAAATCCCCTTAAGATTTCTTTCTCACAAGTGAAAATATACACTAACATATACATTCATAAAATCAACGTTGCAAATGtgaaccttcagaaagtggggtATACCTGCAATGTGCTTCTTAGTGTGTGGAGAATAGCTGGTGATTTTACATTATTACATCTCCGTTAATCCATGCATCTCTGTTTACTACACTCCAACTCACATTACATCTCAGAAAATCACTTTTCGTAGTCAGTGGTCAACTTGAGCTATTTCTTCCATAATTTGACCTTACATCAATGCCCCAGAATGGTACTGGGGAGAATAAGTTTACTAGGTTGAGCGTGACAATCTccaaggaggtaagaatatacaatagggaaagagtctcttcaacaagtgctGCTagtatcaattaaaaaaaaaaaaaaccctaaaatttgagtgatgttttatttggtgggCATTCTGAGGACTCAAGCCTGGGATAGTGCATCTGAGACAATTTAGAGAAAGTGTTATGAAGAGGCAAAGGGAGAACCTGAACATACAGGAGTTTTTGCACAAAAGGAGTGGGGAGTCGGAACATCAAGATaatcattaataaaagaaaaccccCTATCTAAGGAACTTAGGACATTTCCCTGTTTGGGAAGATGCAGGGGTCCGGGCTCCCTGAAATCATTCCTCGGATaggcacctcagctctctgggtcAGTGTCCTGTGCTTCCTCATCCTGAATCTCCTCAGGGTGCCCCATCCAGTATCTCTACAGCAGGTGACTGCTACATGGCAGGTACTTTTTGTCTCCATTCTCAGGGCTTTCCTTCAAGGTGGCTGTAATGTGGGGGCTTGAGGGCTGTCACATCCTTTGTTTACTCACATGGCCTGCTATATTTTAATTCACAGTCCCTCCCTTTGGGCCCAAAACTCAACCAATACCTGGCAGACATTTCATGAACAGTTTATGTCCTGTGTCACTAGGAAATTCATCCCAGATCAGGTGAAACAGATACTGTTGGTGTGCCATGCCCAGGGATAATTTATGGGTTAGGCCCTGCTGAGAATCTACAATTTTCTGGATCCTTGTCTTACCAGTCCAACTGATGCAGGAAAtatcttcccttcttcctctctctcataCCTAGAATCACACCATTACAACCATTCCTAAGAGGCATAAATGTGATCTATTTAGTCAAGATGTTCAGAAATGTTCAGTTTTATTGGAGTCTTGGATACACATTCATTTAGGTAAGAGAAAACATCTTATAAAATAGACAGGATATAATCATATAGCTAGCAATATTGCCTAGGTCATAGCACagcagagaaacacaaagcaaaacaatttgaaaagcaatgaaattaaattaatgaTTAATGTAATGATTTATAATCTGGTAGCAATAAACCATCAAATCCACTGGATGCGTAACTGGAGAAGCCACATTCTGGACAGATCAGCTAGAGAGAAATAAGATGGTTCATCTTTGTTCACATAGGTTTACTTTATCAACTGGTTCTATGTCATAGCATAGAAGGAAAcctttttaggaaaagaaataccAAAGTCCAGTGTATTTCCCTAAAAATGCCAGAAAGCTATAATTGATATTTATGAGTTCCTTCAGTCCCCTGTAATTAAACAATATTTATCTGGATGAAGTCTTCAGGTTTTCCATTAGAATTTTGCCATATGTTATTCAGTGCAGTGATATTATGTAAATAAAGGCTATCAGAAACTTGAATTTCTCAAAAAGTTCCCTTTATGCATTTTCTTAAAGATCTTCATTTTATGAGAGcattaatgtaaaataaagattGCCTGTAAAGGAAAAAACTTGAAATGGCATGGTTAAGCATTTAAATACAATGTAATTGGTATGAAAGTGGGATATTTCTGTGATATGTTACATTATAAGATAGTAACAAGGATTATGACTAATATCATTATATCAGGGCATGTCACATCTTAGGACTTTTACATACATCATTGAATATCTA comes from the Phacochoerus africanus isolate WHEZ1 chromosome 4, ROS_Pafr_v1, whole genome shotgun sequence genome and includes:
- the LOC125124466 gene encoding olfactory receptor 140-like; translated protein: MDLPTSSNNVTEFVLLGLTQNPHLRKILFVVFLFIFLVTLLANLSIVITISLSPTLSAPMYFFLTYLAVTDATFSSVTTPKITIDLPYQRTTISWGGCLTQLFLEHFLGGAEIIVLIAMAYDRYVAICKPLHYTTIMRHGLCQLLVVVAWVGGILHATVQILFVFDLPFCGPKVIDHFMCEFFSLLKIACTDTYWRAIVISANSGGMCLLIFFMLLISYMVILNSLKSHGSEGRCKALSTCGSHFTVVVLFFVPCIFIYVRPLATYPVDKLVSLFYGTFTPMLNPIIYTVRNTEVKNAMKGLLKRRVTWVVPGA